The DNA sequence ACTCTGCCCATATAGCTGAAATTGAATCTGGTGACCGTGTTTCCGGTCTGATTTTGCAAGCGGAGCGTGGCAGTGAGGTTGATGTTCGGAGCCGAAGCAGTGAGTTGCATGCCGAAAACTCCGTTGCCGCGCAAACCGCCGGTGCTACCAGTGCCAAAATCTCCGAGATAGCTGTAGGTATCGCTCAAAGTCCAACCGAAGGGGAGGGTCGCCAGACTTACAAAGGACGCGAAGTTTTCCTGATAGCCACCGGCCCCGTAAGGGATCACGGGAGAGCTGACGTTCCCGCTCACACCAAGAAGACCGATCGTTCCGCCACCCGAGTGAGTGATGTTTTCCGAGCTATAAGTGCCCGCTTGCAAGCCGGCTTTCAATCTCGCGTAAAGCGTGGTGGTGGAAATGGTTCCGCTATTGTAGGGGAGGTTGAATCCAGTGGAAAAGGTGCTGTTGTCCGTCGAGATTTCAAAGCTGGCGGAGGCGCTGACACTGATGTATCCGGTGGAGAGGCTCAGGTTTATCGCGCTGATCTGATAGGACTGGGATACGGAAGGACCCTGTCCCAGCACGTAGGCAAAGCCGGATAAAATATTGGGATTGAGGATGATCGCAGGCTCCGCAGGCACGAAATCGGTGAGGGTGATGTCGTCGATGTTCATGCGATTATTGCTCGTTCCGGTTTCAAGGACGGATTTGATTCTGATCCTCGCGGTGCCGGAGATGTTCACTTCGGCAGAGAATATCTGTATATCCGCATTGGCGGTGAAGTTTGCACCCGCCTGGATCCAAGTGACTCCGTTGTCTGCGCTGTGTTCGGCTTTCCATGCACGCTGGGTGTCGATTGCGTTGTATCTGCGGTATTTGAAACTCAGCGTGCCGATGCCGTTGTCCTTGTTGGCAAGCATGGTCATCACGCTGATGCCATAGCCTCGCAACCTGGCGGAGCGGATTCCGTTGATCAGTTCTGCGGTTTCGGTGCCGATCAACACTTCGTTCAGGTTCCACTGGATTCCGCTGAGAGTAACGGTTTCCGAAGCATAGGCGGTTTTCGTCTCGCCGGTGCCTTCAAAATTCACGACGTATTGTCCGGTGATGATCGAAGCAGTCAGCAGGACAAGCATAATTAGCATCATTTTCTTAAACATTTTATCATTCCTTAGTTTGCGATATTAAATCTATGTATAACAATATACTCCGCGTTTTTAAAAAGTCCAGTTCCAATTTGAACAAGAACCTGCATCGCGAAGGTGGCGAGCCACAAAACTGAGCCCGCGATAACTGTCAACTGCAAACTGGGGATTTCCTGGGAGAAGATGATATGGGTCTGTCCTCCCCTTCTCCCGTCAAAAGTCCTCGCGTGTGTGACACCCGCGCATACGCTATGTGATCGATACCGGTGTGGAGCATTTCCGGCGATGCCCGCATAAATGGCTGTGTGGTCGGTTTATGCCTCATGGAAGCATAAAATCAGACTCGCGCGGTCAAGGCGCTTGACAATATTCGCGGCTATTTTTTCGTGGTTTTCAAGACATCAGTGCATAGAGTGAAGAGAAAAAATTATTGACAAAAAACAGGTGCTCAAATTGATTGGCAAAACATGCCGCCGATGTAGCTCAACGGTAGAGCAATTGATTTGTAATCAATAGGTTGGGGGTTCAACTCCCTTCATCGGCTCCATAGTTGTGGACAGGTGGTCGAGTGGTTAATGGCACTGGGCTGTAAACCCAGCGACGCAAGTCTGCGGAGGTTCAAATCCTTCCCTGTCCACCATATTTTTCAAGATGTGAAGCGGGAGTAGCTCAGTTGGCTAGAGCATCAGCCTTCCAAGCTGAGGGTCGCGGGTTCGAACCCCGTTTCCCGCTCCATTTTTTTGAGACCTGAGCAGCGTATAAAAAAAGCTCATGTAGCTCAGCAGGTAGAGCACCTCCTTGGTAAGGAGGAGGTCATCGGTTCGAATCCGATCATGAGCTCCAGACCTTTTTTTAAGTATGGAATGCAATCTGGGAAACCTGATTGAAGGTGGCGGTTTTGTCTTTGCCGGACAAGCCCGACGCCACTTTTCCATAAGGATTGAAAACAACATAAACACGACATGGAATGAGAATTCCAGGAGGAACAATGGCAAAACAGAAATTCGTACGTAACAAGCCACACGTCAACGTTGGTACGATTGGTCACATCGACCATGGCAAAACGACGCTCACCGCAGCGATTACTTTGTATTTGAGCAAGAGTGGCGGCGCTACATTCCGTTCTTTCGATAGTATCGACAACGCACCGGAAGAGAAAGCCCGCGGTATAACTATCGCAACAGCACACGTCGAGTATGAAACCGCAAATCGCCACTATGCCCATGTGGACTGCCCGGGTCATGCCGACTATATCAAAAATATGATCACCGGTGCCGCTCAGATGGACGGTGCCATCCTCGTCGTAAGCGCCTATGACGGACCCATGCCCCAGACCCGCGAACACATCCTGCTCGCCCGTCAGGTCGGTGTGCCAAGTATCGTCGTTTTCATGAATAAGTGCGACCTCGTCGATGACGAAGAGTTGCTTGATCTCGTGGAAATGGAAGTGCGTGAGCTGATCGAGAAGTATGACTTCCCGAGTGACGTTCCCGTGATTCGGGGATCAGCCTTGAAAGCCCTCAACGGGGATCCCGAAGGCGAAGCCCAGATCCAGGAACTGATGGACGCGGTCGATTCCTATATTCCGATACCCCCACGCGCCACCGACAAACCTTTCCTGATGCCCGTTGAAGACGTATTTTCGATTCCCGGTCGCGGCACCGTTGCCACCGGCAGAGTCGAACGCGGCGTCATCAAGGTCGGCGATAAGGTCGAACGCGTCGGTATTCGTGACACCCTCGAAACCACCTGCACCGGAGTCGAAATGTTCCGCAAGCTTCTTGATGAAGCCCAAGCCGGAGACAACATCGGCATCTTGCTTCGCGGCTTAGCGAAAGACGACATGGAGCGCGGCATGGTTTTGGCAAAGCCGAAATCGATCAAACCCCACACCAAATTCATCGGCCAGACCTACATTCTGACCAAGGACGAAGGCGGACGCCACAAACCCTTCCAGACCGGCTACCGTCCCCAGTTCTATTTCAGAACCACGGACGTGACCGGCAGCCTTGAGCTTCCTGAAGGCGTCAAAATGGTCTTGCCCGGCGACAATGTGGAAATCACCGCCGAACTGATCACCCCCATCGCCATGGAACAGGGACTTCGTTTCGCCATCCGCGAAGGCGGACGCACCATCGGCAGCGGCGTGGTTTCATCCGTAATCGACTAATCCCGCGGGATCAAAAATGAGAGATATCATCATCCTTGCCTGCGAAGAATGCAAGAATCGTAATTATACGACTACTCGCAACAAACGCAAGCATCCGAACCGAATGGAGCTGAAGAAATTCTGCCCCAGTTGCCGGAAACACACAGTTCACAAACAGCGCTAAGCGCCTGAAATAGTGTTGCAGGACAGTAGTTCAACTGGTAGAGCACCGGTCTCCAAAACCGGGGGTTGCGGGTTCGATTCCTGCCTGTCCTGCCACTTCGATCAGCGCCACGCCGTAAAAAACGATAAGATTGGTATAAAATGAAAATCGAGAAAATCACTC is a window from the Candidatus Cloacimonadaceae bacterium genome containing:
- the tuf gene encoding elongation factor Tu, giving the protein MAKQKFVRNKPHVNVGTIGHIDHGKTTLTAAITLYLSKSGGATFRSFDSIDNAPEEKARGITIATAHVEYETANRHYAHVDCPGHADYIKNMITGAAQMDGAILVVSAYDGPMPQTREHILLARQVGVPSIVVFMNKCDLVDDEELLDLVEMEVRELIEKYDFPSDVPVIRGSALKALNGDPEGEAQIQELMDAVDSYIPIPPRATDKPFLMPVEDVFSIPGRGTVATGRVERGVIKVGDKVERVGIRDTLETTCTGVEMFRKLLDEAQAGDNIGILLRGLAKDDMERGMVLAKPKSIKPHTKFIGQTYILTKDEGGRHKPFQTGYRPQFYFRTTDVTGSLELPEGVKMVLPGDNVEITAELITPIAMEQGLRFAIREGGRTIGSGVVSSVID
- the rpmG gene encoding 50S ribosomal protein L33, yielding MRDIIILACEECKNRNYTTTRNKRKHPNRMELKKFCPSCRKHTVHKQR